TTTCTGTAGAATTATGAACAGTGAAGCAACTAAGTTACATATCATTAAAACAGGGATTATCTCCTTTGCATTGTACCAGTTTAAAAGAATGGGTAAGGATAATAATGCAAATCCAAAGCCTGTTACACCTTTAATTAAACTGGAAAAAACGATGGTAAGTATAATATATATGTTAGGCATAATTTATAGAGTTAAAAGAAATAATGAACCAATAGAAATTACTATCCATAAGATAAAACCCAAAGCAAAACTTCTTATGCCTGATTGTTTAATCTGATTTACCGATATATTCGAACCAATAAGAAATAGAGCAACCACCATTCCGCGTTTACCCAAAAAACTAAAATGTGAGTAACTTGCCTGCAAAGCCGGAAACATATTTGCAAATACAATAGCAAACACAAAAAACAGAATGAACCAGGGAAATTTAATCTTCTTCTTTTCTTCGCCTTTATTTAAAAATGCTATTACTAAGGATAAGGGAATAATCCATAATGCACGAATTAATTTAACCGTTGTGGCAACTTGCAAAGCTTTTTCGCCATAAATTGCTCCGGCTCCAACAACCGAGCTGGTATCGTGAATAGCAATAGCTGCCCAGTTTCCGAATGTTTCCTGACTTAATCCTAATTTATGACCAATAAAAGGAAATAGGAACAATGCAAGTGCATTTAACACAAAAACAACAACTAAAGCGAATGAGTTTTGGTAATTTTTACTGTTTAATATTGGAGCAACAGCAGCAATGGCACTTCCTCCGCAAATAGCAGTACCGGTAGCTATTAATAATGATATATTTTTTTCAACTTTTAAGAGTTTACCCAATAAAATACCAGTAGTCATTACAAAAGAAACAGAAATAACAGTTTCTAGAAAACCACTTTTCGAAGCACTTAGTACATCGCTAAGGTTCATAGCAAAACCCATTAAAACAATAGATAGCTGTAGGATATTCGAAGTATATTTATGAATATCATTATGCTTAATACCCAGAAAAGAAAGTAATAAACCTATAAATAAAGAAATTGCCGGAGAAATAAACGGCAAAAAACAAATACATATTATTAATAAATATAGCCGCTTAAGGTAAACAGACTCTCCTTTTACTCTCCTAATAATGTTATATCCTTCCATACTTTTTTTATAAAAGTATAGTTCATTCATAACTAAATCAAATAGTAAATAATTATTTGGTATAACTAAAAGTTATATTGAAGCAGAAAATT
This genomic interval from uncultured Marinifilum sp. contains the following:
- a CDS encoding putative sulfate exporter family transporter translates to MNELYFYKKSMEGYNIIRRVKGESVYLKRLYLLIICICFLPFISPAISLFIGLLLSFLGIKHNDIHKYTSNILQLSIVLMGFAMNLSDVLSASKSGFLETVISVSFVMTTGILLGKLLKVEKNISLLIATGTAICGGSAIAAVAPILNSKNYQNSFALVVVFVLNALALFLFPFIGHKLGLSQETFGNWAAIAIHDTSSVVGAGAIYGEKALQVATTVKLIRALWIIPLSLVIAFLNKGEEKKKIKFPWFILFFVFAIVFANMFPALQASYSHFSFLGKRGMVVALFLIGSNISVNQIKQSGIRSFALGFILWIVISIGSLFLLTL